The genomic interval TTCATGGGATCACTGGTTTTAGCCCGCTTAAGAGTATACGCAAACCAGATGCTCATTTCCGTACAACGGAAGAAATGCTGGAGGAATTTGCATTTTTAGGGGAAGCTAGAGCACGTGAGGTCGTCATTACGAATACAGTAGAGCTTGCTGATCGCTTTGAGCCGTATGACATGTTCCCGACGGGACTATTTGCTCCAATTATTGAGGGTGCCGACGAGGAAATTCGCAACACCTGTTATGACACAGCAAAGTCGATGTATGGGGAAGATCTTCCTCAGGTCGTTATCGACAGGCTGGAGAAAGAACTTATTCCTATTATCAAATTTAAGTTCTCTGCCAACTACTTGATCTCGGAGAAGCTTGTTAAGAAATCCAATGCAGATGGTTATTTGGTCGGATCAAGGGGATCGGTTGGCTCCTCGGTCGTTGCGACATTCCTGGGTATCTCAGAGGTTAATCCACTGCCGGCCCATTACTTGTGCAAAAACTCGGATTGCAAGCATAGCGAATGGTTTTTGGACGGAAGCATTCCGAGTGGATTCGATTTGCCGGACAAATTATGCCCGAAATGCGAGAAGCCAATGAAAGGTGAAGGACAGGATATTCCGTTCGAAACCTTCCTAGGATTCAAAGGCGATAAAGTTCCCGATATCGATTTGAACTTCTCAGGGGACTATCAACCGATTGCCCATAACTATACGAAAGTATTGTTTAGCGAGAAGTGTGTGTTCCGTGCAGGCACGATTGGAACGGTTGCAGAAAAAACAGCTTATGGCTTCGCGAAGAAATATGAGGAAGAACATAGCAAGAAATGGCGCGGAGCGGAGCTTGCGAGGCTTGCGAGCGGCTGTACCGGCGTAAAACGAAGCACGGGACAGCATCCAGGCGGTATCGTCGTTGTTCCCGATTATATCGATGTTGAAGATATAACGCCTGTTCAATTTCCAGCAGACGATGTGAATGCGGAATGGAAGACAACTCATTTTGACTATCACGCGTTTGATGAAAACTTGCTTAAGCTCGATATTCTGGGGCACGATGATCCGACAATGATGCGGATGCTGCAGGATTTGACCGGCGTTGATCCAACGTCAATTCCGATGAATGATCCTAAAGTCATGAGCATGTTCAACTCCACCAAAGCACTTAACGTGCCGGGCGAGCAAATTCGCTCTTCGGTAGCTACTTACGGAGTGCCGGAAATGGGAACGAAGTTCGTTCGTCAAATGCTTCAAGAGACGCAGCCTTCTTCGTTTGCCGATTTGCTGCAAATTTCCGGATTGTCTCATGGAACGGGAGTTTGGCTAGGAAATGCACAAGAGCTGATCAAGAACGGCACTTGCAACATCAAGACGGTAATTGGTTGCCGGGATGATATCATGTTGTTCTTGATCTATAAAGCTGGAATGGACGCTGGACTTGCATTCAAAATTACGGAAAGTGTTCGTAAAGGTAAAGGGTTGACGCCAGAGTGGATCGAAGAGATGAAGCGGTGCAAGGTGCCGCAGTGGTACATTGATTCTTGCCTGCGCATCGAGTATATGTTCCCGAAAGCCCATGCCGCGGCCTACGTCATATCGGCAGTTCGCACCGCCTATTTCAAGCTTTATCATCCAATAGAGTATTATGCTACTTACTTTACAGTAAGAGCGGACGATTTTGATTTGGAACTGCTTTGCCAAGGATATGATGCGATTTTGCGTAAGCTGATCGAGATCGAAGCTAAAGGGTTTAATGCGCTCCCTAAAGAGAAAAACATGGTGTCGCAGCTGGAAATGTCACTTGAGATGACAGCGCGCGGCTTCTCCTTTAAGCCGATCGATCTATATCGTTCTGACGCGACGAAGTTTCTTGTTGATGGGGATTCCCTTATTCCGCCATTTGCTGCCATTGCGGGAATTGGCGATAACGCCGCACGTAATATCGCAGCCTCAAGAGACGATGGCGAGTACTTGTCAATCGAGGATTTCCAAATGAAATCGAAGGCTACAAAAACGATTATTGAGGTTCTTGGAAACATGGGCTGCTTCCGTGGATTGCCTGAATCTAATCAGCTTTCTCTGTTCTAGAAGCGGCTTGAATAGAAAAGATTTCTTGTCACTATAGTGCGGTTATGTTATAATTTTTCTGGCAATGATGATTATAAAGACTTTGATGCAGAAGAGTGGGGAAACCCACTCTTTACGTTTTGTTAATGGCAAAATGGCATAGTGCGTATAAACAGGAGGTCAACTGAATTTGAGTACATCCAAAATCAAAGCCGCTGTCCAGGAAATGGTATTACCATACCTCAGCAGCAATGGATTTGAACTGGTTGATATTGAGTATGTAAAAGAAGGAAGCAATTATTTCCTTCGTATTTTCGTAGATAAAGAAGGCGGCATCGACATCGATGACTGCGGTCGTATCAGCGAATTCATAAGTGAGCAATTGGACAAAAACGATCCAATTACAGATGTTTATTTCTTGGAAGTATCTTCCCCAGGAGCAGAAAGACCGCTTCGGAATGAAGATGAAGTACGTAAAGCAATCGGTAAGCACGTTTACATAACGACATATGAACCGATTAGCGGCGCTAAAGAATTTGAGGGGCTGCTACTTGCATTTGATGGAGAAAATGCAGTCGTTCGTACAGCCAAAAAGGAATATACCATTCCTTATGATAAGGTGGCTGGCGCCAGACTCGCAATCGTGTTCTAAATATTCGTTTCTATATTGAAAGGGGGAAATCCAGTCCAATGAGTATGGATTTTATTGAAGCACTACAAGAAATAGAAAGAGACAAAGGGATTACCAAGGATGTGCTCCTTGAAGCCATTGAGGCTGCTCTTATCTCCAGCTACAAAAGAAATTTTAATACCGCTCAAAATGTACGCGTCGATATCAACCGTCATACTGGTGTTATCAAAGTATACGCCCGCAAGACTGTAGTTGATGAAGTACTAGATCCGCGTCTGGAAATTACAGTGGAGGCTTCAAGAGAAATCAATCCTCATTATCAGCTTGACGATATTGCGGATATTGAAGTTACGCCGCGTGATTTCGGACGTATCGCTGCTCAAACAGCGAAGCAGGTTGTTACTCAGCGTATTCGTGAGGCTGAGCGCGGACTGATTTATAATGCTTTTATCGATAAAGAGGAAGATATCGTTAACGGTATCGTTCAACGTCAGGATGTTCGCAATTTATTTGTGGATCTAGGCAAGGTTGAGGCTGTATTGCCTTTGACTGAGCTTATGCCAACTGATAAGTTTAAGCATGGTGACCGCGTGAAGTCGTATATCACGAAAGTTGAGAACACGACTAAAGGTCCTCAAATCATTTTATCCCGCACGCATCCTGGCCTTTTAAAACGTTTGTTCGAGCTTGAAGTGCCTGAGATCTATGACGGAGTAGTAGAAATTCGTTCGGTTGCTCGTGAAGCTGGCTTCCGTTCAAAGATTGCGGTTCATTCCCGTAACTCCGAGGTTGATCCAGTCGGTTCATGTGTTGGCCAAAAAGGACTGCGCGTTCAGACGATCGTAAACGAGCTTAAAGGTGAAAAAATCGATATCGTTCGTTGGTCTGAAAGCGTGGATGAATATGTTGCGAATGCACTTAGCCCTTCAAAGGTGCTAGAGGTTATCGTATTCGAACAAGAGAAGATGGCCAGAGTAATCGTGCCGGATTACCAACTATCGCTTGCGATCGGTATTAAAGGTCAGAATGCAAGGCTTGCTGCCAAGCTGACTGGCTGGAAAATCGATATCAAGAGCGAAACGCAGGCAGAGCAGGAGTATGGACGTCCGAAATCAATGACTACGGTCATGCATCAGGATTCAGTTTCCATCGACTAATCTGAATTTTTCAACAGATACGCGTCAATTCAGCTGGCAGAGGAGGGGTGTACAATGAGACCGAGAAAAGTACCGCTTCGCAAATGCGTCGCTTGTCAGGACATGATGCCGAAGAAGGAACTCATTCGGATTGTGCGGACACCGGCCGAAGAGGTGCAGATTGACCTGAAAGGCAAACAAGCTGGCCGCGGTGCATATTTATGCGGTAAAGTCAGTTGCTTTAAATTAGCGAAGAAATCCAAGGCGCTTGATCGAGCACTGAAACAGCATGTTGGTGAACACATTTACGATCAACTTGAGCAGGATTTTATAGCGGTAGAGGAACAGTTTATTGCTGGTAAGGAGCTGATAAGCGATGAAGCAGAATAAGAGCTTATCACAGCTTGGCATGGCAATGCGTGCCGGAAAGCTGATTACAGGCGATGAAATTGTCCTCAAAGCTGTAAGAAATAAACAAGTGCATCTCGTTATCCTTGCAGGAGATGCTTCAGACAATACGAAAAAAAAGTTTCGTGACAAATGCAACACCTACGGAATACAACTCGCCGAAGCATTCGACCGTGAGCAACTAGGAAAGGCGATTGGTAAGCCAGAACGGGTTGTAATAGCGGTAACCGATGCGCAATTCGGAAAAATGATTGCGAGTCATCTGAGCCATAATACGGAGGTGGATCATATTGGACAATAAACAAGACAGCAAGGACAATAAAGATAAGCTGCGCGTTTACGAGTATGCCAAGTCACTTAATATGAGCAGCAAAGAAATCATAACGATTCTAAAAAGACTTGATTTGCCAGTCAATAACCATATGAGTGTCATGGAAAACGAAATGGTAAATAAGGTTGAAGGTTTTTTCCGCAATATTAAACAAAATGCAGCTGCAAAGCGCGCGCAAGAAACAACAAATGTAACGGTTTCTTCCGCTCAACCTACTGCCAACAAGCCGCAATCGCAGCAGCCGCAGCAGCAGGAGAAGAAGCCGCAGCCAGTACAAGAAAATAAAAATACGAATCAAGACAGACAGGGGCCTATGAATTCTATTAATACGAAACCACAAACAACCCAACAGCAGTCAGAACAAAGACCAGCAGGACAACAAACAAGTCGTCCAGCATCACAATCAAGCAGCAACCGTCCTTCACAAGGCAGTTCTAATTCGAGCCGTCCAAGCCAAGGACAAGGCGGACAAGGTAATCGCCCAGCGGGTTCTAACGCGGGTTCAAGCCGTCCATCACAAGGTCAAGGCGGTCAAAGCAGTCGTCCAGCATCATCTGGACAAAGCCGTCCTTCACAAGGCGGACAAAGCAATACAGGCAGCCGTCCAAGCGCTCCGCGTTCAGACGCAAGCAGCCGTCCAGCATCATCAGGCCAAAGTCGTTTCGACTCTAAGCCAGCACAAGGACAAGCGCGCGGTAACGACAACAGAAACGCAAGACCTGGCCAAAAGAGATTTGAAGACGGCAAACCAGGCGGCTTCAGAGGCAACAATGGCCGTGGTGGTCAAAAAGGGCGCGGCGGCAAGTTCCAACAACAACCGCCACGCGAGAAAATTGACAATACGCCAAAGAAAATTATTGTACGCGGTACAATGACTGTTGGCGAATTGGCAAAATTACTGCATAAGGATGCATCAGAAGTTATTAAAAAACTGATTTTCCTTGGCGTAATGGCTACGATCAACCAAGAAATCGATATGGATGCGATTCATTTGATCGCAACAGACTACGGGGTAGAGGTTGAAGTGAAAATTCCTGTTGAGGAAGATTCCTTCGAAACCGTAGAAGAAACAGACGAAGATGAAAATTTGGTAACACGTCCACCGGTTGTGACTATTATGGGTCACGTTGACCACGGTAAAACAACTTTGCTTGATGCCATTCGCAAAACGAATGTAACTGGCGGAGAAGCCGGCGGAATTACACAGCACATCGGTGCTTACCAAGTTGAAATTAACCATAAAAAAATTACGTTCCTCGATACACCTGGTCACGAAGCGTTTACGCTTATGCGTGCACGCGGTGCGCAGGTTACGGACATTACGATCATCGTAGTAGCAGCTGATGACGGCATCATGCCGCAAACTGTTGAAGCCATCAACCATGCAAAAGCAGCTGGCGTTCCTATTATCGTAGCGGTTAACAAAATCGATAAACCAGAAGCGAATACAGAGAAAATCAAACAAGAAATGACTGAATATGAACTCGTTCCGGAAGAGTGGGGCGGCGACACTATTTTCGTCGAAGTTTCCGCTAAACAAAGAATTGGTCTTGAAGGCCTTCTTGAAATGATTTTGCTCGTTGCTGAGATGAATGACTACAAAGCTAACCCGAACAAACGCGCTCGCGCTACTGTTATCGAAGCTGAGCTTGATAAAGGTAAAGGTCCTGTTGCACGTATTCTCGTTCAACACGGCACTTTGAAAATTGGGGATGCTTTTGTTGCAGGTAACTGCTTCGGCCGTATTAGAGCAATGGTTAATGATAAAGGCCGTCGCTTAAAAGAAGCAGGTCCTTCTACGCCAGTAGAAATTACTGGTCTAACAGAAGTTCCATTAGCGGGAGATCCGTTCATGGTATTTGAAGATGAGCGCAAAGCCCGTGATATTGCTGATCGTCGTTCCATTAAACAGCGTCAATCGGATATGGGTGCGAATACACGCGTAACGCTTGATGATCTGTATAACCATATCAAAGATGGTGAAATTAAAGACCTGAACGTTATTATCAAATCCGACGTTCAAGGTTCTTCCGAAGCACTTAAAGGCTCGCTCGCAAAAATTGAAATCGAAGGCGTTCGCGTAAAAATCATCCACAGCGGTGTTGGCGCGATTACAGAATCGGATATCATTTTGGCGTCAGCTTCCAATGCTATCGTAATCGGATTTAACGTTCGTCCTGATCCACAAGCAGAAGCAACGATTGCACAAGAAAAGGTTGACGTTCGTATGCACCGCGTCATCTACAACGTAATCGATGAGATTGAACAAGCAATGAAAGGCATGCTTGATCCAATCTACAAAGAGGTTGTTATTGGCCACGCTGAAGTTCGTAACGTATTTAAAGTGACTAAAGTTGGCGCAATTGCAGGTTGTATGATTACTGACGGTAAAATTTCTCGTAACGCTGAAGCACGTTTGGTTCGTAGCGGTATCGTTGTCTTCACAGGCAAAATTGAATCCCTAAAACGTTTCAAAGACGATGCTAAAGAAGTTGCAGCAGGTTATGAGTGTGGTATCACGCTTGATCGTTTCAACGATGTTCGTGAAGGCGATATTATCGAAGCGTTTGTCATGGAATCAGTAGAGAGGTGAGTAAAGCATGGCAAAAATCCGAGTAGGACGGGTCGGCGAACAGATTAAAAAAGAGCTGAGCCAAATTATACAAACAGAGCTGAAAGATCCTAGAATCGGATTCATTACTGTAACAGGTGTTGAAACATCGAGTGATCTCTCACAAGCAAAAGTGTATTTAAGCGTGCTTGGCAGCGAAGAGCAGAAGGAAGCGACGCTTAAGGCACTAGCGAGCGGAACAGGATTTATTCGCACAGAGCTTGGCAAGCGCATGCGCCTTCGCCATACACCCGTATTGCTGTTCAAGTTTGACAGCAGTATTGAATATGGCAGCCGCATCGAGGCATTGCTTGAAAACATCAACAATGGGAATTCAGCTCGATGATAAATCAAAGCAGCTATTCGATGCAGCTAGATGAAGCGCTGGCGTTCATGAAAACTTACGATCATTTTTTGGTCGTATCGCATGTACAGCCTGACGGTGACGCTATTAGTTCTACTGTTGTCGTAGGCTGGATGCTTGAGAAACTTGGGAAGTCGGCAGTACTGATTAATGAAAGCGAGCTGCCGTCCAGACTTCGTTTCTTGCATCAATTTGATTCCATTCTCAATTACAAGCGCGATGTAACTCAGCAAACATTTGATGCCATTATTTCGGTCGATTGTGCGGATTTCAAACGTATTGGAGAGGTAGCGAGCAGCTTTGCACCAGATGCAAAGCTGCTTAATATCGATCATCATCCAACAAACAATGGATTTGGCACCGTAAATGTTATACGAGCAGAAGCTGCGGCTACTGTTGAAATATTGTATGATTTAATCGAGAGAGCAGAAATCGCATTAGATGTGAACTGTGCAACAGCAATCTACACTGGTTTATTGACCGATACAGGCGGGTTTCGTTATTCCAACACGAGTCCGCGTGTCATGGAGATTGCCTCGCATTTGCTCGCTTTAGGCGTGTCCGGCAATGAGCTCGCTGATCATCTTCTTGAGAAAATGACTATGGCTAAGCTCAAGCTTCTCCAGCTCGCACTCAATCGCCTCACATTTACGGATAACTTAGAGATCGGCTGGGTCTATATTGGCAAAGATGATTTGCGCAATACAGGTGCAGTTCCTGAAGATCTAGAAGGAATCGTGAATTATGCGCTTAATGTGGATGGAGTTGAAGTCGGCATTCTATTTAAAGAAACGGAAGACGGTGCAGTCAAAGCAAGCATGCGTTCAGCAGGCAAAGCCAATGTAGCTGCAATTGCGCAAGCATTCGGTGGTGGCGGTCATGTGCGTGCAGCAGGATGCCGGATTGAAGGTTCTTTAACGACCTCGATTGAAGAGCTAGTGGAAGCAGTCAGAAAGGCGTTGATTTAAGCGATGGACGGCATTTTGGCAGTTTGGAAGCCTGAAGGCTGGACTTCTCATGATGTGGTTGCAAAAGTACGCCGAGTGCTGAAGATGAAGCGAATTGGTCATACAGGAACGCTTGATCCTATGGTAACGGGTGTATTGCCGCTATGTCTTGGGCGTGCAACGAGAGTAGTCGAATATGTGCAAGAGCGGCCTAAGTCATATGAAGCTGTATTGCAGCTTGGAATTGCAACAGATACAGAGGACATAACGGGTACAGTTATTGCGCGGCAATCGCCAATATCGGTTACAGAAGAAGATGTTCGCCATACACTGTCGCAATTTATAGGCGAGATCGATCAAGTTCCTCCCATGTATTCCGCTGTCAAAGTTGATGGCAAGCGATTGTACGAGTTAGCTAGAGAAGGAAAGACCGTTGAGCGGAAATCGAGAAAAGTAACGATTCATCAAATAGATCTCATTGACACTCAGCTCGATCTTGATCTGCCTCAGATTTCGTTTTCTGTCGTTTGTTCAAAAGGTACATACATTCGCACGTTATGTGTGGACATCGGCAAAGCGCTAGGTGTTCCTGCTACGATGGCCCATTTGACTCGAACGATGTCAGGCGGTATTACAAAGGAAAGCTGCTTGACGCTTGAGCAAATCGAGCAATTGCAGCAATCCGGTGAATTAAGCGGACATATCATTTCCGCCGATGAAGCCGTTACACATTTGGATCGTGTGACGATTCCAGAATCGTTTGGGAAACTTGCACTGCAAGGACAGAAAGTTAGTCTCAGCCATTCCATCGAACATGCAGCATTGACTTTAGATGGACAGCTTATACGTCTTTATAATGATCAAAGCTCGTTTCTAGGTATTTTTCAGATTGATTTGAATGCAAATGTTTTCAAGCCAATCAAAGTGTTTTCAGCTTAGCTTATCGTTGTAGAAAGTTAATAGGAAATGCAGGTGCTTCAGCGTTGGAAATTATTCCATTAAGTTTTCCTTTAAACGGTTTGTCCACGTTGTCGCTGGACAAACCGCTTTCCATAGCAATCGGTCATTTTGACGGGGTTCATCGTGGACATCAGAACGTGATTCGCCAAGCTGTAAATGCGGCGAAGGAATCCGAGATGCTATCAGCGGTTTTGACATTTGATCCTCATCCGAAGGAAGTTCTCGGGCAAGGTGAGCAATATTATCGTTGCCTTACGCCTTTTGATGCGAAGACAGCGTTATTTGCAGAGCTTGGCGTAGATCTTGTATTCATAATGAAGTTTGATCTTGAGTTTGCTTCAGTATCACCTGAGCGCTTCGTCAATGAGGTTCTGCGCACACTCCGTGCTAAGCAGGTCGTTGTAGGCTTTGATTTCAACTTCGGCCACAAAGGCTCAGGTAATGCAGAGACTTTGAAGCAGCTAGCAGAGCCTGATATTTCTGTTCATATCATTGAGCCTTTGATCGAGAACGGGGTAAAAGTAAGCAGTACTTATATCCGTGAAGCACTTGAGCAAGGTGATCTTGAACTGGCAGAACGATTGCTTGGCAGGCCATATGAAGTTGAAGGGATCGTTGTCCATGGGGACAAAAGAGGTCGTACGATCGGGTTCCCAACAGCAAACCTGCAATTTAATGCCCCATATATCGCGCCAAGGCTTGGCGTTTATGCGGTAATGGCTTGGATTGGTGATACCTCATACCCTGGTGTTTTAAACTATGGTTTAAAACCAACCTTTAATAAAGATGAGCTGAAACCTGTAATGGAAGCTCATTTGTTTGACTTCAACAGCGATATATACGGTGAGCATATGCGTTTGCAATTGCTATCGTTTATCCGTTCGGAGAAAAAATTTAATTCCATTGCCGAGCTTGTTGAGCAGATTGGATCTGATTCTGAGCAAGCGAAGGCGATCCATGGTTACAACTAACTGATCGTATCAACCATTCGTGTGAAAACGGATGTTGGGCATTGTTTATTTATGATCCTCGACATTCGTCCACCTTATGTGTTATACTATACAACGTTGTAAGTAGTCATACATTTTGTGTGACATACGGACAAACTTAACCTTAGCTTGGATGTCCGATCTCACCGACGGCTTCGAGGCTAATGGCGATTATCAAGAAGGAGGTGAATTAGGATGGCAATTACACAAGTACGTAAAAACGAACTGATTGAGACGCATAAGACACATGCAACTGACACGGGTTCCCCGGAAGTTCAAGTGGCTATCCTGACTGAAAACATCGTTAACTTGACTCAACATTTGCGGGAGCACAAGAAAGATCATCATTCCCGTCGTGGTTTGCTCAAGATGGTAGGTCAGCGCCGTAAGCTGCTTGCATACCTTAAAAACAATGATGTTAGACGTTACAGCGCATTGATCGAAAAACTCGGCCTACGCCGCTAAAACATGCGTAAAGAAAAGCAACCTGGTTGTCCAGCCGTCCGGGAATAACGGATGAGCGGATTCGGGTTGCTTTTTGTAATAGGGAAACACTCGGTATAAACTGCCAATTAGCAGTGAAATAGACTAATCGAATAACTATTAGGAGGGATAAAATGGTACAACGAATTGAGATGATGGTAGGCGGAAGACCGCTATCCATTGAAACCGGCCGCCTTGCGAAGCAGGCGAATGCAGCAGTCACTGTTCAGTATGGTGATACTGTCGTATTGTGTACGGTAACAGCGTCAGCAGGTCCGAAGGATCTGGATTTCTTCCCATTGACTGTTAACTATGAAGAACGTTTGTATGCTGTTGGTAAAATTCCAGGTGGATTCATTAAACGTGAAGGCCGTCCAAGCGAGAAGGCGATTTTGTCCAGCCGACTTACGGACAGGCCTATTCGTCCGTTATTCCCAGAAGGTTTCCGGAATGACGTTCAAGTCATGAACATTGTAATGAGCGTGGATCAGGATTGTTCGCCAGAAATTGCGGCTATGATCGGTACTTCTGCTGCACTATCCATTTCTGACGTTCCTTTTGACGGTCCAATTGGCGGAGTAAACGTTGGACGTGTTAATGGCGAATTCATTATTAATCCGACGGTAGAGCAAAGCGTAGAAACGGATATTTTTGTAGTTGTCGCAGGAACGAAAGATGCGATCATGATGGTGGAAGCAGAAGCAAACGAAGTTTCTGAAGCAGTAATGCTTGAAGCGATTATGTTTGGTCATGACGAAATCAAAAAGATCGTAGCAAAAATAGAAGAGCTGCAAGCTGTAGCCGGCAAACCGAAAATGGAAGTTAAGCTACATACTGTAAATGAGCAAGTGAATGCTGATGTTCGTGCTTATGCTTCTGCTGGTTTGGTTGAAGCGATTAAGGTTGAAGAAAAGCATGCTCGTCAAGAAGCAATTGACGCAGTTAACAGCGCAGCAGTTGCTCACTTTGAAGAGCAATATATCGATACGCCTGAACTTCTCTCTGATGTTAAAGAAGTTCTTTATGACATCGTGAAGGAAGAAGTACGTCGACTTATTTCTCATGATAAAGTTCGTCCAGATGGCCGTTCGCTTGATGAAATTCGTCCAATCGATTGTGATGTGGCAATTTTGCCTCGCACACATGGAACAGGGCTGTTTACTCGTGGACAAACACAAGCACTAAGTATTTGTACGCTTGGCGCAATGGGCGACGTTCAAATTTTGGATGGCATTTCGCCTGAAGAAACAAAACGTTTCATGCATCACTATAACTTCCCGCCGTTCAGCGTTGGTGAAGCTCGTCCGCTTCGTCCGCCAGGCCGTCGTGAAATCGGGCATGGTGCTCTCGGAGAACGTGCACTTTCCAAAGTTATTCCATCTGAAGCTGAATTCCCTTACACGATTCGTCTTGTTTCGGAAGTTTTGGAATCTAACGGTTCTTCTTCACAAGCAAGCATTTGCGCAAGCACACTTGCTATGATGGATGCAGGGGTACCAATCAAAGCGCCAGTAGCTGGTATTGCTATGGGTCTCATTAAAGATGGCGATCACTTTGCAATTCTTTCTGATATTCAAGGGATGGAAGATCATCTCGGCGATATGGACTTTAAAGTTGCAGGTACAGCTGAAGGCGTTACAGCTATTCAAATGGATATCAAGATTGCCGGCATCAACCGCGCTATTTTGGAGCAATCGCTTGAACAAGCTCGCCAAGGCCGTATTTTCATCCTAGGTAAAATGCTCGAAAGCTTGCCGACTACTCGTCCAAACTTATCGAAGTATGCACCGAAAATTTTGACGCTTCGCATTAATCCGGACAAAATCCGTGATGTTATTGGCGCAGGCGGAAAAATCATCAACAAAATCATTGAAGAAACTGGCGTGAAAATCGATATCGAGCAAGACGGAATGGTATTTATCGCTTCTTCAAACGAAGAGATGAACCAAAAAGCTAAATCGATTATCGAAGGTATCGTTAAAGAAGTGGTTGTTGGTGAAATTTATATGGGTACGGTTAAGCGCGTTGAGAAGTTCGGTGCTTTTGTTGAAATTTTGCCGAACAAAGATGGACTTGTCCATATTTCTCAATTGTCGAATGAACGTGTTGCAAAAACAGAGGATGTCGTTAACATTGGCGACCAAATCAAAGTTAAAGTAACCGAAATTGACGGACAAGGCCGTATTAACTTGTCTGCCAAAATTTTGATGACGCCAGAAGCATCGCCGCAATAAGCTTTTATTGCTTGGCGGTCATATAAATAAGAAGAAAAGAGACAGATTTGATCTGGCTCTTTTTGTTTTTTAAAGCGACATCTGGTCACCATCTTGCCCAGCCGCAGCATATTCTCGTCCTACTTTTCATACATATGAATTAACATGCCGAAATAAGGTCAAGCTTAGGAAGCGTGCGAGGACTTATATGGGAGTGGGAATAATGATGCTTAGAAAAGCAGCTGCAATTGTGGCAAGCATGCTTCTAGTGCTTGCATTCGTCAGTATGAACGACGACATATCAAAATTTCTCTCTTCTTTAAAATATGATAGTAAAATGGTTTATGCACAATATTCTTATACGCAATCGGAGAAGCAGAGGCTGCTGAACATTATTTCGGAAGAAGCAGATAAGCGAAATATTGCACCAGTAGACGCGCGGATTGATCGCGTTTGGAGAGCTATT from Paenibacillus sp. FSL K6-3182 carries:
- the rimP gene encoding ribosome maturation factor RimP, producing the protein MSTSKIKAAVQEMVLPYLSSNGFELVDIEYVKEGSNYFLRIFVDKEGGIDIDDCGRISEFISEQLDKNDPITDVYFLEVSSPGAERPLRNEDEVRKAIGKHVYITTYEPISGAKEFEGLLLAFDGENAVVRTAKKEYTIPYDKVAGARLAIVF
- a CDS encoding ribosomal L7Ae/L30e/S12e/Gadd45 family protein, with product MKQNKSLSQLGMAMRAGKLITGDEIVLKAVRNKQVHLVILAGDASDNTKKKFRDKCNTYGIQLAEAFDREQLGKAIGKPERVVIAVTDAQFGKMIASHLSHNTEVDHIGQ
- the nusA gene encoding transcription termination factor NusA, translating into MSMDFIEALQEIERDKGITKDVLLEAIEAALISSYKRNFNTAQNVRVDINRHTGVIKVYARKTVVDEVLDPRLEITVEASREINPHYQLDDIADIEVTPRDFGRIAAQTAKQVVTQRIREAERGLIYNAFIDKEEDIVNGIVQRQDVRNLFVDLGKVEAVLPLTELMPTDKFKHGDRVKSYITKVENTTKGPQIILSRTHPGLLKRLFELEVPEIYDGVVEIRSVAREAGFRSKIAVHSRNSEVDPVGSCVGQKGLRVQTIVNELKGEKIDIVRWSESVDEYVANALSPSKVLEVIVFEQEKMARVIVPDYQLSLAIGIKGQNARLAAKLTGWKIDIKSETQAEQEYGRPKSMTTVMHQDSVSID
- the rbfA gene encoding 30S ribosome-binding factor RbfA, which gives rise to MAKIRVGRVGEQIKKELSQIIQTELKDPRIGFITVTGVETSSDLSQAKVYLSVLGSEEQKEATLKALASGTGFIRTELGKRMRLRHTPVLLFKFDSSIEYGSRIEALLENINNGNSAR
- the infB gene encoding translation initiation factor IF-2, translating into MDNKQDSKDNKDKLRVYEYAKSLNMSSKEIITILKRLDLPVNNHMSVMENEMVNKVEGFFRNIKQNAAAKRAQETTNVTVSSAQPTANKPQSQQPQQQEKKPQPVQENKNTNQDRQGPMNSINTKPQTTQQQSEQRPAGQQTSRPASQSSSNRPSQGSSNSSRPSQGQGGQGNRPAGSNAGSSRPSQGQGGQSSRPASSGQSRPSQGGQSNTGSRPSAPRSDASSRPASSGQSRFDSKPAQGQARGNDNRNARPGQKRFEDGKPGGFRGNNGRGGQKGRGGKFQQQPPREKIDNTPKKIIVRGTMTVGELAKLLHKDASEVIKKLIFLGVMATINQEIDMDAIHLIATDYGVEVEVKIPVEEDSFETVEETDEDENLVTRPPVVTIMGHVDHGKTTLLDAIRKTNVTGGEAGGITQHIGAYQVEINHKKITFLDTPGHEAFTLMRARGAQVTDITIIVVAADDGIMPQTVEAINHAKAAGVPIIVAVNKIDKPEANTEKIKQEMTEYELVPEEWGGDTIFVEVSAKQRIGLEGLLEMILLVAEMNDYKANPNKRARATVIEAELDKGKGPVARILVQHGTLKIGDAFVAGNCFGRIRAMVNDKGRRLKEAGPSTPVEITGLTEVPLAGDPFMVFEDERKARDIADRRSIKQRQSDMGANTRVTLDDLYNHIKDGEIKDLNVIIKSDVQGSSEALKGSLAKIEIEGVRVKIIHSGVGAITESDIILASASNAIVIGFNVRPDPQAEATIAQEKVDVRMHRVIYNVIDEIEQAMKGMLDPIYKEVVIGHAEVRNVFKVTKVGAIAGCMITDGKISRNAEARLVRSGIVVFTGKIESLKRFKDDAKEVAAGYECGITLDRFNDVREGDIIEAFVMESVER
- a CDS encoding bifunctional oligoribonuclease/PAP phosphatase NrnA, which translates into the protein MINQSSYSMQLDEALAFMKTYDHFLVVSHVQPDGDAISSTVVVGWMLEKLGKSAVLINESELPSRLRFLHQFDSILNYKRDVTQQTFDAIISVDCADFKRIGEVASSFAPDAKLLNIDHHPTNNGFGTVNVIRAEAAATVEILYDLIERAEIALDVNCATAIYTGLLTDTGGFRYSNTSPRVMEIASHLLALGVSGNELADHLLEKMTMAKLKLLQLALNRLTFTDNLEIGWVYIGKDDLRNTGAVPEDLEGIVNYALNVDGVEVGILFKETEDGAVKASMRSAGKANVAAIAQAFGGGGHVRAAGCRIEGSLTTSIEELVEAVRKALI
- a CDS encoding YlxR family protein, whose translation is MRPRKVPLRKCVACQDMMPKKELIRIVRTPAEEVQIDLKGKQAGRGAYLCGKVSCFKLAKKSKALDRALKQHVGEHIYDQLEQDFIAVEEQFIAGKELISDEAE